In Serinicoccus marinus DSM 15273, the genomic stretch GGACCACCCAGGTCTCGGGCACCTTCGCGCGCAGCCGGAGCACCCCGTCGTCCCGCCGGTCCACGTCGACCGGGCGCCGGGCATACCGGGAGACGAGCTCGACCCGCTCCGCCCTGATGCCGCGCAGCTCCACCTCGGCCCGGACCTCGCGCCCGTCGATGCCGACCTCTCGGGCGAGTGCCGGCGGCACCACCCGGGCGAAGAACAGTCCGCGCCACCGGACCCACCTCGGCACCACCTGGACGCCACCGGGGAAGGTGCGCGCGCCGAGCATCAGGGCCGAGCTGGCGCGGTGGCGGTACTTCAGCGTGCCTGACGCGGTGCGGCCGTCCGCACCGGTGACCCGGACGTGGACCTGCCACGGGCGCGGGTCCTCGTCGGCGAGGACGGCGGCGAGGTCGACGCGGGCCACGAAGGCGGTGTTGGCGTAGTCGAACTCGCCCTGGGTGGCGAAGGCGTTGACCTCCATCTCGTGCACGGACGTGACGTCGGCGCGCACCCGCAGGCGCGTCCCTCCGCGCCGCGCGACGACGACCTCGACCGGGGCGGGGAGGTATGTCCCGTAGCCGCGCTCGTAGGCCCAGCCGCGGATCTCGTAGCTGGTGCCGTCCAGCCAGCGTGCGCCCCACAGGGTCGCGACCCACCCCACCTGACGGTGGGTGCGGTGTTGACGGCTGCCCGGGCCCCTGCCGCCCCAGCACGTAGGCCCGCTGCAGCAGCTCGCTGTCCGCGGAGCGGGCGCGGGTCAGCTGCCGCCGCAGGAGACGCCGGGCGCGACGCTCGGTCTGCGTCCTGGCCCGCAGCGCGGTCGCGCGGGCGCGCTCGAGCGGCGAGGGCGCGGCGGCTCCTGGTCGGGCCCGACCGGGCGCAGCGCCATCAGGTGAGGACCTGGGCGTCGGTGCGCGCACGCTCGATGACGTCGGCGATGGCGACCGACTCGGCGGCCCGCAGCTTGTAGGACTCGGAGGTCTCGTTGCGGATCAGCCAGGCGAACTCGGCCAGCTCGTAGCGCAGCCCGTCGCCGTCGAACTTGTAGTAGTACTTCTTGTTGTCCGGCTTCCTCGAAGCGGGCCTCGAAGTACTCCGTCTTCCACCAGGGTGCCGGGACGTAGAGGTAGCCGGCGCTGCCCGCGACGACGAGGTCACCCTCGGCCTTGACCCCCAGCCCGGTCCGGGCGGTGGCCTCCCCGTGCCGGAAGGTCACGTCGATCTTGGAGTAGACCTCGACCGGGGACTCCTCCGGCTGCAGCGAGGTGGTGCGCACGTCGGCGATCTCGGTCCCGAGCAGCTTGACGACGGCGACGAGCGGATAGCTGGCAAGCTCGGAGATGCTGCCGCCCGCCGGGGCCTGGAGCTCCCGGCCCTCGTCGACGAGCTTGGTGAAGGTCGCATCGACCGAGCGCACCTGGCCGATCGCGCCGCTGCGGGCCAGCGCCACCATGCGCTGGAAGCCGGGGGCGAAGGCGGTCTTGATCGCCTCCATGAGCACGACGCCGCGCTCCTTCGCCCGGGCGAAGAGCTCCTCGGTCTCGGCGCGGGTGAGCGTCATCGGCTTCTCGCACAGCACGTGCACGCCGGCGTCCAGCGCGCGGCGGGTGAAGTCGGCGTGGGTGTCGTGCGGGGTGGCGACGTAGACCGCGTCGACCGCCTCGAGCAGCGTGTCGTAGTCCTCCACGGCACGGTTGAGCTCGTGCTCGGCGGCGAAGTCCTGCGCCGTGCTGTGCGTCCGGTTGTGCACCGCCTCGACGCTGACGCCGCTGACGAAGCGAGCCTCCTGCACGAAGCGGTGCGCGATCCGGCCCGCCCCGACGACCCCGACCTTGATGACCCCCGCCTCGTTGCGCAGCTGGGTGCTGGAGACCCCCTTGGTCCGCTCGAGGTAGACGACGTCGCAGTAGTCCCGCAGGTAGTCGAAGCGCCCCAGCCAGTCCGAGCCGATCGCGAAGACGTCGACCTGGTGCTTCTGGATGTCCTGGACCTTCTGGCCCTCGTACTCCTCGATGATGATCTTGTCGGCGAGGCCGCTGTCCTCGACGTTCTTGATCCGCGTCATCAGGCTCTGCTGCACGTTGAGCTTGCCCCGGGCGTCGTCGTAGTTCTCCGTCGTCACGCCGACGATGAGGTAGTCCCCGAGCGCCTTGGCGCGCTCCAGCAGGCGACGGTGCCCCTCGTGGAACAGGTCGTAGGTGCCGTAGGTGATGACACGCACTCTCGGTTGCCTCCTCGTGGTGGACTCATGCGAGTATGCCTGGTGATGGCGAGGAGACTGAGATCCACGCCGCGCCGGGTGCTCGACCGGCTGCGGCGGTCCGGGCGTCCGGACCGGGTCGGGGGCGAGGACCCGTCGCAGGCCCCCCGGCCCGTCGTCCGCCGCGACCCGGTCCCCGAGCTCGCACCGCCGCCGGACGTCCAGCACGTCGTGCTCGTCGAGGGCATCCCCATGGAGTTCGGAGGGCGCACCGCCTCGATCCTGGCCAAGTGCCGCACCCTCTACGAGCAGGGCGGGCTCCGCTCCGTCGTGCTCGTGCGTAACCACTCCCACACGCTGCCCCGGGCGATCGAGGGGATGCGTCGCCGCGGGCAGCTGGGCGAGGGCGTGGAGGTGCGCTGGCTGATGGACGCCTACCCCGACGGCACCGAGGCGGCCCGCCGGTGGCCGTGACCCAGGAGGCCGAGGACGGCCTGGAGGCCGCGGGTTGGCGCAGACGGGGCCGCTGGTGGGTGCGTGGCGCCGCCGTTGGACAGGTGCGGCGCCGGTACCACGAGGGGGCCCTGGAGATGGAGGAGCAGCTCGACCCCGACGGGCACCGGCTGAGCCGCTCCGAGTACGACGTCGAGGGTCGGCTGCGTCGCTCGCTCGTCTGGGAGGGCGGGGAGCACCACCCACGTCGGCAGGTCTATCACCGTCGCAACGGCCGACCGATGTATGCCGTGATCCTCGCTCCTCGTGAGGATCACCAGCGCCGCTCCCGGGAGGAGTCGGTCACCTTCTTCGACGAGGACGGCGAGGTCGAGGGTGTGCACGACGGCTCGCTCACCCCGGTGGTCCACCGTGCCCTGGACGCGCTGACAGGAGGGCGGCCGACGATCCTGGCGGTCGAGGCGCGTCAGGCGGACCCGGACGCCCTCACCTATCGCCGCGAGCACGTCCGCACGTGCTACGTGGCGCACAACTCGCACCTCCAGGCTCCCGACAGCGAGGTGGACGAGGTGCGGGGGTCGTTCCGGCGGCTGTTCCGGCGCCTCGACCCGTCGTCGGCCATGGTGTTCCTCACCGACAGCCAGCGCGCCGACGCCGAGGCGCTGCTCGGTCGACGCGACAACTTCTGGGTCATCCCGCACGCCGCTCCGGCGGCGAGCTCCCACGCCGAGGTCGAGCGGGAGCCGGGGCTGGTCATCATGATGGGCCGGCTGGCCCCGCAGAAGAGGACCGACCACGGGATCCGTGCCTTCGCCTCGGTCGTCGATCAGGTTCCCGGCGCGCGGATGGAGATCTTCGGGGAGGGCGCGAGGCGACAGGAGCTGCAGCGGCTGATCGCCGAGCTCGGTCTGCAGGACGCCGTGAGCCTGCGCGGCTTCACCACCGAGCCCGGCCGGGAGTACCGCCGAGCCGCACTCTGCCTGCAGTCCAGCCGGTTCGAGGGCGCCCCCATGGTCTTCGTCGAGGCCTTGCGTCAGGGGTGCCCCATCGTGAGCTACGACATCCGCTACGGGCCTGCTGACATCGTGGACCACGGGGTCAACGGCTTCCTGGTCCCGGACGAGGACATCCAGGGCCTGGCCGACCGCACCTCGCAGGTCCTGCGCGACCCGGAGCTGGCCGCCTCGCTGCGCGCCGGGTGCGCGGGGGTGGACGAACGCTTCGGCCAGCAGGCCTTCGCGGCACGGTGGTTCGCGCTGTTCCGGGCGTTGGCGGCCGAGCTTCCCTCGACCCAGGGCTGACCTGCCCGGCCCCGGGTTGGGCCGTGCCTGGCGGTGTTGGATCAGGGGCGTTCGAGGGCCGTCCTGAGGCGTCGCCGCAACGGCTCGTGGACCGGCTGCTCGATGCACCGGTGGATGAGCCAGGCGAGCAGGAACGACAGTGCCGTGGCGAGTGCCAGGACGACGTAGCTGTTCACGTGCCCCGACAGGTTCTCGATGACGAAGAAGCCGAACTGCCCGTGGACGAGGTAGAGGGGGTAGGTGAGCGCACCGGCCAGTGTGAGCCACGGCTGGTCGACGCGGGCCAGTGGTCCGACGGAGCAGGCATACACCGCCGCGAACATCAGGACGACGAGCAGTGACACCACGGGGGTCGAGATCGCCACCTCGCTGTGGACGACGGCTCGCTCCGCGGCGAAGACTGTGGCCTGCCGTATGCACAGGACCACGTTGAGTCCCAGGCCGAGCAGCACCAGCAGGTCCGGCCCCTCCCGGTGCAGGAGGTAGAGCAGCATCCCGCCGGCGAAGTACGGCGCCCAGCTGGGGATGAGCAGGGAGGACAGGAGGCCCGCCTCGGTGGCCCGGGTCAGCTCGGCGAGGACCGGCCACAGCAGGGCGTAGGCGATCGCCCGCTGCCGGGTGACCCCGCCCAGGGCGATGAGCACCCCGATGAGCAGGTAGAACTTCAGTTCCACCCACAGCGTCCAGAAGGCGCCCTGCACACTCCCGATGTCCCACGCTTCCTGGAGCATGGTGAGGTTGACCAGCGCTTCGACCGGTTCCACCTGGCGGCCGCCTTCCCAGAAGGTCTGGAGTGCCACCGTGAGCAGCACGGCGGCCCAGTACGCGGGGTACAACCGGGAGATCCGGGAGGCGACGAAGCCCGGCAGTGCCCGCCCGTACGCGGTCATCAGGATGACGAAGCCGGAGATGACGAAGAAGAGCTCGACCCCGAGGTAGCCGTAGCGGGTGACGACGCTCGCCGCCGGGAACTCCTCCCCGGCGGCGTTGCCCCAGAACTCCTGGTCGATCGCGGTGTAGTGGTAGGCCAGGACGGCGACCGCGGCCAGGAGGCGCAGGCCGTCCAGCGCGGCCAGCCGCGGTCGCGACGGCGGTGGGGTGGTCTGCTCGGCGGGCACGCGACGTCCTCGGTGGAGAGCGATGGGGAGGATGGCAAGATCGTGCGCCATGGTAGACGCGGTGGTGCGAGTGGCGCGGCGAGCGAGGCGGTCGTGGCGAAGGGCGACCTCGGGTCGAACCGGTCGGCCGACGGCTCCGGCGACGGCGTCCGTGCCCGTCGAGCCGGAGCGCGCAGAGCACCAGGCCGTGCCGGTGCGGCACGACCCCGTCCCTGAGCTGGGGCCACCGCCGGACGTGCTGCACGTCGTCGTGGTCGAGGGCATCCCGGTCGACTACGGCGGCCGCACCGCCTCGATCCTGGCCCGGTGCCGCAGCCTGGCCGAGACCGGGGGGGTCGAGTCCGTGGTGATGGTCCGCAACCACTCCACCAACCTGCTGTCGGCGATCGCCAACATGGAGCGCCGGGGCCACCTGGTGCCGGGCGTGCGGGTCCTCGCCGTCACCGACGCCTTCCCGGACCCGACCGCGCCCGGGCCGCCCGATCCGCGCACGCTGGAACCGGTCGACGGCCTGGAGGACGAGGGCTGGAGCAGTGTCGGGCGCGGCCCGGACGAGGTGTGCCGCTACGAGCAGGGTCGGCTCGTCGCACGGCGACGCTACCGCGAGGAGCAGCTGGTCCTGGAGGATCGTCTCGACGCGGTCGGTGAGCGGTGTCGTCGGGAGGAGTTCGCCCCGGACGGGCGTCTCGTGCGCACCATCTTCGGCGACGACCGCCCCGGTCGCCGCCAGCAGCACGTTGCCCTCCGCCGCAACGGACAACCGATGTTCGCTCGCGTCTTCACCCGTTCGGACGCGCCGCGAGGGTGGCCCACGGAGCTCGGCACCACGATCTTCGACGAGCAGGGGAGGCCCACATCCGTCCACGGCGGCTTCGAGGAGGTGCTGCACCAGGCGCTGGACGCCGTCATCGGGGGCCGCCGGGCCGTGGTCGTGGTGGAGGCACGCGCCCTCGACCGGGAGATGGCCGGCTATCGGCGCCCCCACGTCGACACCTGCTTCGTCGTGCACAGCTCGCACCTGGAGCCGCCGGGGGAGGACCTGAGGGCCCTCCGCCCGGGGTTCGGCCGGCTGCTCCGGGAGCTGGGTCAGCACTCGCCGGTCGTCTTCCTCACCGAGCGGCAGCGGGCCGAGGCGGAGGCGACCGTCGGGGAGAACCCGCTGTTCCGCGTCATCCCGCACGCCGGGCCGGCCCCGCAGGGCCGCTCCCGGGACGACGACCGCGACCCTGACCTGGTGGTGATGATGGGTCGGCTGGTCGACGTCAAGCGGACCTCGCACGGCATCAAGGCCTTCGCGCGCGTGCTCGAGGAGCGGCCGCAGGCACGCCTCGAGATCTACGGCGACGGGCCCAACCGGGCGGGCCTGATGCGGCTCATCTCACGGCTCGGGGTGCAGGACTCGGTGCGGCTCGCGGGCTTCACCACCGACCCTGGTGCGGTCTTCCGCCGTGCCTCGCTGTGCCTGCTGACGAGCAAGTACGAGGGTGCGCCCATGATGCTTGTCGAGGCCATGACCCACGGCTGCCCGGCCATCGCCTACGACGTCCGCTACGGACCTTCGGACATGATCGAGGACGGGGTGAACGGCTACGTCGTGGCCCCGGGAGACATCGTCGCGCTCGCCGAGGCTACGCTGCGGGTGCTCCAGGACCCGCAGCTCGCCGCACGACTGCGTGAGGGGTGCACCACCGTGCAGGAGCGCTTCGGGCAGGACGCGTTCGTGGCCCGGTGGTTCGGCCTGTTCCACGAGCTGGCCGACGGATCCCCCCCGACCAAGGAGAAGACCTCTGATGAGTCTGCGTAAGGACGCCGCCCGCATCGTGCGAGGTGTCGGTCGAGAGGTGCTCGGGCGGGTGCGGAGCACCGCGAGCCGGCCGACCTCGCCCGCCAGGGTCGACGGCCCGGCCCCGGACACCTCTCGTCCGCGACCTCGTCCCACGGCGGCGACCGAGGTCGGGGCGGGCGAGGCCGCGTCCGGCCCGCCCTGGGTGGGTCACGGCGGCGGCTGGAGCGCCTCGGTCGTCGACGCGGTGCGCGAGCTGATCCGCGCCGGCAAGGTCGGTGAGGCGGTGTCCACGGGGTATGCCCTCCGCGAGGACCCCGTGACCCGTCCACTGGGTGACCTGCTGCTCGGCGTGTGCCGTCGCAGCACCTCCACGTCCGGGGTCGCGTGGCGCGACCTGGGACGGGTCACCCAGCCCGAGGTGGTGGCACTCGGGGCCGAGGACTGGTTCGTGCCGGCCTACCAGCACGAGCCGGAGCTCGCCGCCCGGGTGCTGCGTGAGGTCGTGGAACGCGAGCTCCTCCTGGGGTGGACGGGCACGCAGCTGCTGCTCGTGGCGCGGGCGGCCTTCCAGGCCGAGGACTGGGACGGAGTGCTGGGTGTCAGCGACGTCGCCACCTCCGGTCGAGCCAGGAGGGTGGCCGCGAGTCGCCGGCACGAGCTCGCCGAGCTCGTGCGGTGGCTGCCCGACGGCGACCACCGCAGGCCTGTCCCCGAGCTGGACGCGGACGTGCGGTTCGGGCTGATGAACTACCTGGCGCCGGGCCCGGGCTCGCGCAACGTGGGTGATTGGATCCAGACGCTCGC encodes the following:
- a CDS encoding Gfo/Idh/MocA family oxidoreductase, translating into MRVITYGTYDLFHEGHRRLLERAKALGDYLIVGVTTENYDDARGKLNVQQSLMTRIKNVEDSGLADKIIIEEYEGQKVQDIQKHQVDVFAIGSDWLGRFDYLRDYCDVVYLERTKGVSSTQLRNEAGVIKVGVVGAGRIAHRFVQEARFVSGVSVEAVHNRTHSTAQDFAAEHELNRAVEDYDTLLEAVDAVYVATPHDTHADFTRRALDAGVHVLCEKPMTLTRAETEELFARAKERGVVLMEAIKTAFAPGFQRMVALARSGAIGQVRSVDATFTKLVDEGRELQAPAGGSISELASYPLVAVVKLLGTEIADVRTTSLQPEESPVEVYSKIDVTFRHGEATARTGLGVKAEGDLVVAGSAGYLYVPAPWWKTEYFEARFEEAGQQEVLLQVRRRRAALRAGRVRLADPQRDLRVLQAAGRRVGRHRRRHRACAHRRPGPHLMALRPVGPDQEPPRPRRSSAPARPRCGPGRRPSVAPGVSCGGS
- a CDS encoding glycosyltransferase, coding for MAVTQEAEDGLEAAGWRRRGRWWVRGAAVGQVRRRYHEGALEMEEQLDPDGHRLSRSEYDVEGRLRRSLVWEGGEHHPRRQVYHRRNGRPMYAVILAPREDHQRRSREESVTFFDEDGEVEGVHDGSLTPVVHRALDALTGGRPTILAVEARQADPDALTYRREHVRTCYVAHNSHLQAPDSEVDEVRGSFRRLFRRLDPSSAMVFLTDSQRADAEALLGRRDNFWVIPHAAPAASSHAEVEREPGLVIMMGRLAPQKRTDHGIRAFASVVDQVPGARMEIFGEGARRQELQRLIAELGLQDAVSLRGFTTEPGREYRRAALCLQSSRFEGAPMVFVEALRQGCPIVSYDIRYGPADIVDHGVNGFLVPDEDIQGLADRTSQVLRDPELAASLRAGCAGVDERFGQQAFAARWFALFRALAAELPSTQG
- a CDS encoding acyltransferase family protein; translated protein: MPAEQTTPPPSRPRLAALDGLRLLAAVAVLAYHYTAIDQEFWGNAAGEEFPAASVVTRYGYLGVELFFVISGFVILMTAYGRALPGFVASRISRLYPAYWAAVLLTVALQTFWEGGRQVEPVEALVNLTMLQEAWDIGSVQGAFWTLWVELKFYLLIGVLIALGGVTRQRAIAYALLWPVLAELTRATEAGLLSSLLIPSWAPYFAGGMLLYLLHREGPDLLVLLGLGLNVVLCIRQATVFAAERAVVHSEVAISTPVVSLLVVLMFAAVYACSVGPLARVDQPWLTLAGALTYPLYLVHGQFGFFVIENLSGHVNSYVVLALATALSFLLAWLIHRCIEQPVHEPLRRRLRTALERP
- a CDS encoding glycosyltransferase, producing MPVEPERAEHQAVPVRHDPVPELGPPPDVLHVVVVEGIPVDYGGRTASILARCRSLAETGGVESVVMVRNHSTNLLSAIANMERRGHLVPGVRVLAVTDAFPDPTAPGPPDPRTLEPVDGLEDEGWSSVGRGPDEVCRYEQGRLVARRRYREEQLVLEDRLDAVGERCRREEFAPDGRLVRTIFGDDRPGRRQQHVALRRNGQPMFARVFTRSDAPRGWPTELGTTIFDEQGRPTSVHGGFEEVLHQALDAVIGGRRAVVVVEARALDREMAGYRRPHVDTCFVVHSSHLEPPGEDLRALRPGFGRLLRELGQHSPVVFLTERQRAEAEATVGENPLFRVIPHAGPAPQGRSRDDDRDPDLVVMMGRLVDVKRTSHGIKAFARVLEERPQARLEIYGDGPNRAGLMRLISRLGVQDSVRLAGFTTDPGAVFRRASLCLLTSKYEGAPMMLVEAMTHGCPAIAYDVRYGPSDMIEDGVNGYVVAPGDIVALAEATLRVLQDPQLAARLREGCTTVQERFGQDAFVARWFGLFHELADGSPPTKEKTSDESA